A window from Tenacibaculum singaporense encodes these proteins:
- the bamA gene encoding outer membrane protein assembly factor BamA produces the protein MNKYSYLLVFFITLFAVSTQAQNTTPKDSITSNVISYEKGKEYILGGITVTGLQKFSEQTVRIYTGLVEGQPIKLPGDKLTSAIKKLYESKQFSEVDVYLSKRDGETVYLQFDVTELPQLTTVTISGVKKSQIKEIKKETELKKGAMVTDNLIVTTRNFIKKKYTDKGFLKTKVSLDTKRDTSDVNTVSMSIFIDRGDRIKIKEINFTGNEAMSDASLRGAMKNTKRKIFGRFWKASKYILDDYKEDLKSILEKYSENGYRDARILSDKVVWNDDNTINLEIEVEEGRQYRFDEIIFIGNKEYTDEQLNNILRIDKGDIYNGKVLKERISGDGTPTSQDIQTLYHNNGFLFSQVNAVETKVENDSITVEVRIREDEPATIKKVTVTGNDKTNDHVIYRELRVKPGDLFSRQNIIRSIREIGQLGFFDTNVTPDVKPDYQNKTADIDFSVVEKGGSQIELQGGYGGGSFIGTLGLSFNNFSVRNIFNKEAYKPLPMGDGQKLSLRLQASRTYNTYSFSFTEPWLGGKTPQSLSFSVYFSNQYRFDFTTNEVNKNESLSIIGASIGLGKRLKWPDDYFTLSQNISYQRIELQDYGYRVGSSNNILSQGDLNNLAYTFALSRNSAGPSLIFPTYGSEFTLKAKATFPYSLVNGKDYTEPTNPTPDERQAYLADKYRWLEYYKISAKGKWYTSLANKLVLMSNFEMGYLGSYNDELGLTPVERYFVGGDGIAQGQLDGRETIGLRGYENNRISSLDGGAIYNKFQLELRYSITDKPSASIYTVGFLEAGNSYNNFSEFNPFKLKRSAGVGVRIFMPAFGLLGIDFAHGFDPLPGLTEKSGWQTHFIIGRQF, from the coding sequence ATGAATAAATATTCGTATTTACTAGTATTTTTTATCACCCTTTTTGCGGTGAGTACTCAAGCACAAAACACAACTCCTAAAGATAGCATTACTTCAAATGTTATTTCCTATGAAAAAGGAAAAGAATATATTTTAGGTGGAATAACTGTAACTGGCTTACAAAAATTTAGTGAACAAACAGTAAGAATATATACTGGTTTAGTAGAAGGTCAACCAATTAAGTTACCTGGTGACAAACTTACAAGTGCTATCAAAAAATTATACGAAAGTAAACAGTTTAGTGAAGTAGATGTATATTTATCTAAACGTGACGGTGAAACTGTATACCTTCAATTTGATGTAACTGAATTACCTCAGTTAACTACAGTTACTATTTCAGGGGTAAAAAAATCACAAATAAAAGAGATTAAAAAAGAAACTGAATTAAAAAAGGGAGCAATGGTTACAGACAACCTTATTGTAACCACACGTAACTTTATTAAGAAGAAATATACTGATAAAGGTTTCTTAAAAACCAAGGTTTCATTAGATACTAAAAGAGATACTTCAGATGTTAATACTGTTAGTATGTCCATTTTTATTGATAGAGGCGACCGTATAAAGATTAAAGAAATTAACTTTACAGGTAATGAAGCTATGTCAGATGCTTCTTTACGAGGTGCTATGAAAAACACCAAACGTAAAATTTTTGGTCGTTTTTGGAAAGCTTCAAAATATATTTTGGACGATTATAAAGAAGATTTAAAAAGTATTCTTGAAAAGTATAGCGAAAATGGATATCGAGATGCTAGAATTTTATCTGATAAAGTTGTTTGGAATGATGACAATACTATAAACCTTGAAATTGAAGTTGAAGAAGGGCGCCAATACCGTTTTGATGAAATAATCTTTATTGGAAATAAAGAATATACTGACGAACAATTAAATAATATCTTACGAATTGACAAAGGAGACATTTATAACGGAAAAGTTTTAAAAGAGCGTATTTCTGGAGATGGTACACCTACCTCTCAAGACATCCAGACTCTATATCACAATAATGGTTTCTTATTTTCTCAAGTAAACGCTGTAGAAACTAAAGTAGAAAATGACTCTATTACTGTTGAAGTTCGCATTAGAGAAGACGAACCTGCAACAATAAAGAAAGTTACTGTAACTGGTAATGACAAAACAAATGACCATGTAATTTATAGAGAATTACGTGTTAAACCAGGCGATTTATTTAGCCGTCAAAATATTATTAGATCTATTCGTGAAATAGGTCAACTAGGTTTCTTTGACACAAATGTAACCCCTGATGTTAAACCTGATTACCAAAATAAAACAGCTGATATTGATTTTTCTGTAGTCGAAAAAGGGGGAAGTCAAATTGAACTACAAGGTGGTTATGGTGGAGGTTCTTTCATAGGTACGTTAGGATTGTCTTTTAACAACTTCTCTGTTAGAAATATTTTTAATAAAGAAGCTTACAAACCTCTTCCTATGGGAGATGGTCAAAAACTATCTTTACGTTTACAAGCTAGTAGAACATATAATACCTATAGTTTCTCATTTACAGAACCATGGTTAGGAGGTAAAACACCTCAATCATTATCGTTCTCTGTATACTTTTCAAATCAATATAGATTCGATTTTACTACAAATGAAGTAAATAAAAACGAAAGTTTAAGTATTATTGGAGCCTCTATAGGTCTTGGAAAACGTTTAAAGTGGCCTGATGACTATTTTACACTTTCTCAAAATATAAGTTATCAAAGAATTGAATTACAAGATTATGGATACCGTGTAGGTTCTTCAAACAATATTCTTAGTCAAGGAGACTTGAATAACTTAGCTTATACTTTTGCACTAAGTCGTAACTCTGCTGGTCCTAGTTTGATTTTCCCTACTTATGGTTCTGAATTTACTTTAAAAGCAAAAGCTACTTTCCCTTATTCTTTGGTTAACGGAAAGGATTATACAGAGCCTACAAATCCAACACCAGATGAAAGACAAGCATACTTAGCTGATAAATATAGATGGCTAGAATATTACAAGATTTCAGCAAAAGGTAAATGGTATACCTCTTTAGCTAACAAGTTAGTATTAATGTCTAATTTTGAAATGGGATATTTAGGTTCTTATAATGATGAATTAGGATTAACCCCAGTTGAAAGATATTTTGTTGGAGGTGATGGTATTGCTCAAGGGCAACTAGATGGTCGTGAAACAATAGGTTTGAGAGGATATGAAAACAACCGCATCTCTTCTCTTGATGGTGGGGCTATTTACAACAAATTTCAATTAGAATTACGTTACTCTATCACTGATAAACCTTCTGCATCTATTTACACAGTAGGTTTCTTAGAAGCGGGTAACTCTTATAACAATTTTAGCGAATTTAATCCGTTTAAATTAAAACGTTCAGCTGGAGTAGGTGTTCGTATATTTATGCCTGCATTTGGATTATTAGGTATCGATTTCGCACATGGTTTCGATCCGTTACCTGGTTTAACCGAAAAGTCAGGTTGGCAAACGCATTTTATAATTGGAAGACAGTTCTAA
- a CDS encoding pyridoxine 5'-phosphate synthase encodes MTKLSVNINKIATLRNSRGGNVPNLLKVATDIQDFGAEGITIHPRPDERHIRYQDAYDLKSIVTTEYNIEGNPIDKFKQMVLEIKPTQVTLVPDSVDQLTSNAGWDTITHQSYLKDVIAEFKEAGIRTSIFIDTNLKLIEAAAKTGTDRVELYTEEFATQYEKGNKEAVKPYAEAAILANELGLGVNAGHDLSLDNIQFFKQNIPHLAEVSIGHALISESLYLGLENVVNMYLHRLQ; translated from the coding sequence ATGACAAAGTTAAGTGTTAATATTAATAAAATAGCTACACTTCGTAATTCTAGAGGTGGCAATGTGCCTAATTTACTAAAAGTGGCAACCGATATACAGGATTTTGGAGCGGAAGGAATTACGATTCACCCAAGGCCAGATGAACGACATATTCGTTACCAAGATGCTTATGATTTAAAATCAATTGTAACAACTGAATATAATATTGAGGGAAACCCAATTGATAAATTTAAGCAAATGGTGTTAGAAATTAAACCAACACAAGTAACGTTGGTGCCTGATAGTGTTGATCAACTTACGTCTAATGCTGGTTGGGATACCATAACGCATCAATCGTATTTAAAAGATGTGATTGCTGAGTTTAAAGAAGCAGGAATTAGAACATCAATTTTTATTGATACAAATTTAAAGCTAATTGAAGCTGCTGCTAAAACAGGTACTGATAGAGTTGAATTGTATACTGAAGAGTTTGCTACGCAGTACGAAAAAGGGAATAAAGAAGCGGTAAAACCGTACGCAGAAGCTGCAATTTTAGCAAATGAACTAGGACTAGGAGTTAATGCTGGTCATGATTTAAGTTTAGATAATATTCAATTTTTTAAACAAAATATTCCTCATTTAGCCGAAGTATCTATTGGTCATGCACTAATTTCTGAAAGCTTGTATTTAGGACTAGAAAATGTTGTGAATATGTATTTACATCGTTTGCAATAA
- a CDS encoding NAD kinase yields MKKVAIYGQAYTTLAEKEVKILLTVLEKHNIVVFFEQQFYNLFVKNNSLNKKYPTYAHFNDLSNTFDVMFTIGGDGTILRAVTYIRDLDIPIMGINTGRLGFLATIQKDQIEEAINLMLKKEYTLQERSLLQIETSPATEDFAELNFALNEVTIARRNTTSMIGIKTSLNTEYLTNYWADGLIIATPTGSTGYSLSCDGPVILPNSKSFVITPIAPHNLNARPMVIPDDTDILLEVSAREKDFLISLDSRITTVPLDTKIKIKKASFTIKSVLPKNQSYLNTLRGKLLWGEDVRNESL; encoded by the coding sequence GTGAAAAAAGTCGCTATTTACGGACAAGCTTATACAACACTTGCAGAAAAAGAAGTAAAAATTCTTTTAACTGTTTTAGAAAAACATAACATTGTTGTTTTTTTTGAACAACAATTCTATAATTTATTTGTTAAGAATAACTCACTAAACAAAAAGTACCCAACCTACGCCCACTTTAATGACTTGTCAAATACTTTTGATGTGATGTTTACCATAGGTGGAGATGGTACTATTTTAAGAGCCGTAACCTATATTAGAGATTTAGACATTCCAATCATGGGAATTAATACCGGTCGTTTAGGTTTTTTAGCTACTATTCAAAAAGATCAAATTGAAGAAGCTATTAATTTAATGCTAAAAAAAGAATACACACTTCAAGAACGTTCTTTATTACAAATAGAAACATCTCCTGCTACAGAAGATTTTGCTGAACTTAACTTTGCACTTAATGAAGTTACTATTGCTAGAAGAAATACAACTTCTATGATTGGTATTAAAACTTCATTAAACACAGAGTATTTAACCAACTATTGGGCTGACGGGCTAATTATAGCAACCCCAACAGGATCTACAGGTTACTCTCTTAGTTGTGATGGACCTGTGATTTTACCTAATTCTAAAAGTTTTGTTATTACCCCTATAGCACCGCACAATTTAAATGCACGCCCAATGGTAATTCCTGATGACACAGATATTCTTCTGGAAGTTAGTGCCCGTGAAAAAGATTTTCTAATCTCTTTAGACTCTCGTATTACTACAGTTCCATTAGACACTAAAATAAAAATAAAGAAAGCTTCTTTCACCATAAAAAGTGTTTTACCTAAAAATCAATCTTATTTGAATACCTTGCGTGGAAAACTTTTATGGGGAGAAGATGTACGAAATGAATCGTTATAA
- a CDS encoding CBS domain-containing protein — protein MKINDFILKEIKALSLNSTIKSAQKLCNDLPITHIPVVENNRLVGCLPESDIQTLENNDGTLREYTYLLDHFYTNENATLLDLISLFADNDSNLIPVLDKSLYYVGYYELSDILDAFANSPFLHYESDTLIIDKNKTDYSMSQVAQIVEASNGKLLGAYISSENINSVEVTLKIVSEEINEIIQTFRRYGYNVITQHEDDFYLEELKDRAAYLRKYLDM, from the coding sequence ATGAAAATCAACGATTTTATATTAAAAGAAATTAAAGCACTCTCATTAAATAGCACTATAAAAAGTGCTCAAAAGCTGTGTAATGATTTACCTATAACTCATATTCCTGTTGTTGAAAACAACAGGTTAGTAGGGTGTTTGCCTGAAAGTGATATTCAAACTCTTGAAAATAACGATGGCACTCTTAGAGAATACACTTATTTATTAGATCATTTTTACACAAATGAGAATGCTACACTACTTGATTTAATTTCCTTATTTGCTGATAACGACTCGAATTTAATTCCTGTTCTTGATAAAAGCTTGTATTATGTAGGTTATTATGAATTGAGTGATATTTTAGATGCTTTTGCTAACAGTCCATTTTTACATTACGAGAGCGATACTTTAATCATTGATAAGAATAAAACAGATTATTCTATGAGTCAAGTAGCACAAATAGTTGAAGCTAGTAACGGTAAATTATTAGGCGCATATATTTCTTCTGAAAATATAAATAGTGTTGAAGTTACCCTTAAAATTGTTTCTGAAGAAATAAATGAAATCATTCAAACATTTCGTAGGTATGGTTACAACGTTATTACACAACACGAAGACGATTTTTATTTAGAAGAACTTAAAGATAGAGCTGCTTATTTAAGAAAATACTTAGATATGTAA
- a CDS encoding isoprenyl transferase encodes MEEKLQRINLQKVPNHIAIIMDGNGRWAKGKGMQRVFGHRNALTAIRETADTASELGVKFLTLYAFSTENWNRPKLEVDALMSLLVTTLKKELPEFQRKNVRVNAIGNLANLPSNAQKILNKVIDATKNNTKITLTFALSYGSREEIVNAIKNISKKVVNNEIEIEKINEKIINNHLYTFNLPDVDLMIRTSGEQRISNYLLWQMAYAELYFTDVLWPDYRKEHLYDAIIDYQNRERRFGKTSEQIETNE; translated from the coding sequence ATGGAAGAAAAACTACAGCGCATTAACTTACAAAAAGTACCAAACCACATTGCTATTATTATGGATGGTAATGGTAGATGGGCAAAAGGTAAAGGAATGCAACGTGTTTTCGGACATAGAAATGCTTTAACTGCCATAAGAGAAACAGCTGATACAGCTTCAGAACTAGGTGTTAAGTTTTTAACTTTATATGCTTTTTCTACCGAAAACTGGAATCGCCCAAAATTAGAAGTAGATGCTTTAATGAGCTTACTAGTAACTACCCTTAAAAAAGAACTCCCCGAATTTCAACGTAAAAATGTAAGAGTAAATGCTATTGGTAATTTAGCTAACTTACCCAGCAATGCTCAAAAAATATTAAACAAAGTTATTGATGCTACTAAAAACAATACTAAAATCACTTTAACCTTTGCTTTAAGCTATGGTTCAAGAGAGGAAATTGTTAACGCTATCAAAAACATATCAAAAAAAGTTGTTAATAACGAGATAGAAATTGAAAAAATTAACGAGAAAATTATAAATAATCATTTATATACGTTTAATTTGCCCGACGTTGATTTAATGATACGTACAAGTGGGGAACAAAGAATAAGCAATTATTTACTTTGGCAAATGGCTTATGCCGAGTTGTATTTTACTGATGTATTGTGGCCTGATTATAGGAAAGAGCATCTTTACGACGCAATAATTGATTATCAAAATAGAGAAAGAAGATTTGGAAAAACCAGTGAACAGATTGAAACCAATGAATAA
- the porG gene encoding type IX secretion system protein PorG, whose translation MRELILLILLACVITPLQSQTHEIGFFAGGSNYVGDIGSTNYISPNEFAGGLVYKYNLNPRIALRGTYTYIPVSGNDNDADNAFRQNRGISFSNTIHEFAAGVEFNFFDYNINDYRTTFTPYILAEVAAFNYKSPEPTSSSNTILLKNKFSYTVPVGIGLKGRLADNFAIAFETGVRFTFVDDIDFTTDRINSLDFGGNGNDWYVFSGVSIVYTFGRPPCFGGIAE comes from the coding sequence ATGAGAGAACTTATATTATTAATATTATTGGCTTGTGTAATAACACCTTTACAATCGCAAACACACGAAATTGGTTTTTTTGCTGGTGGATCTAACTATGTTGGTGATATAGGTAGTACCAACTACATATCTCCTAACGAGTTTGCTGGCGGACTTGTATATAAGTACAACTTGAACCCCAGAATTGCCTTAAGAGGAACATATACTTACATTCCTGTTTCTGGTAATGATAATGATGCTGATAATGCTTTTCGTCAAAATAGAGGTATTAGCTTTTCAAATACTATTCATGAGTTTGCAGCTGGAGTAGAATTCAACTTCTTTGATTATAACATCAACGATTATAGAACTACATTTACTCCTTATATCTTAGCTGAAGTTGCCGCTTTTAACTACAAAAGCCCAGAACCAACTTCATCTAGCAATACGATACTTTTAAAAAATAAATTTTCTTACACTGTACCTGTTGGTATAGGGCTTAAAGGAAGGTTAGCAGATAACTTTGCTATCGCATTTGAAACAGGTGTACGATTTACATTTGTAGATGATATAGACTTTACAACAGATAGAATAAACTCATTAGACTTTGGAGGTAATGGAAACGACTGGTATGTATTTTCAGGTGTTTCTATTGTTTATACCTTTGGAAGACCGCCTTGTTTTGGTGGAATAGCAGAATAG
- a CDS encoding OmpH family outer membrane protein, translating to MKKNILSIVLILITGITVAQKNQRIAYIDMEYILQSIPAYLEAQNSLDAKVEKWKARLDKEARAIEVLKTDLTNEKAILTKDLIEEREEDISIKQESLRRLESLYFGPNGDMYNLRKQLVKPVQDQVYNAVQTIASRKKYDFVFDKSSDLVMLYSNKKHDISDLVVQMINIDQRRQAKKDKIEAKKSLLKNDNLSDEQKEKIAKREELKKKKEADRLAKIKQIEEKRKQRLEERANKRKLLQEKRKALLKAQEEARKKKEEEETKENK from the coding sequence ATGAAAAAAAATATTTTATCAATCGTTCTTATACTTATAACAGGTATAACCGTTGCCCAAAAAAATCAACGTATCGCTTATATTGATATGGAGTATATCCTTCAAAGTATCCCTGCATATTTAGAAGCTCAAAACTCCTTAGATGCTAAAGTTGAAAAATGGAAAGCTCGATTAGACAAAGAAGCTCGTGCTATTGAAGTTTTAAAAACTGATTTAACTAATGAAAAGGCCATTTTAACTAAAGATTTAATTGAAGAGCGTGAAGAAGACATCAGCATTAAGCAAGAATCTTTACGAAGATTAGAGTCTTTATATTTTGGTCCAAACGGTGATATGTACAATTTAAGAAAGCAATTAGTAAAACCCGTACAAGACCAAGTATACAATGCTGTACAAACAATTGCTTCTAGAAAAAAGTACGACTTTGTTTTTGACAAATCTAGCGATTTAGTTATGCTATATTCCAACAAAAAACACGATATTAGCGACCTTGTTGTGCAAATGATTAATATAGATCAAAGAAGGCAAGCTAAGAAGGATAAAATTGAAGCTAAAAAGTCGTTACTTAAAAATGACAACTTAAGTGACGAACAAAAAGAAAAAATAGCTAAAAGAGAAGAATTAAAAAAGAAAAAAGAAGCTGATAGACTTGCTAAGATTAAACAAATTGAAGAAAAAAGAAAGCAACGTTTAGAAGAAAGAGCTAACAAAAGAAAGCTTTTACAAGAAAAGAGAAAAGCATTATTAAAAGCTCAAGAAGAAGCTAGAAAGAAAAAAGAAGAAGAAGAAACAAAAGAGAACAAATAA